TGCGTACAAGAAGCCTATCTTAACCCTCCTCGCGTACCCAACGAACCCCAGGCACACTACGTGAGTCAAGCACAACAGAGGCCCGGACGATTGCCGGCAACTGATGAAAGTGGTCGTATTCCCGTACGCCTATAGCTCCAATATCTGCTAGCCTATCTGCCACCGAGTTAGCCTCACGGAAAACATGCGCAATGGTGGCCGAGAAACCCTCCAGAAGTCTTCTAATCTTCCTCAAGCAATTACAGAAAGGCCACTTTGCAATGACCCCAGAGATAATCAACTGCACCAAGGTTTTAGAATCCACTTCTACCAACGACGGGCGAATGCCCCGTTGGGAACACAACTGCAAACCAAAAAGTAAAGCCAGGCCTTCTGCCTccaaaacatcatagtccccaAATTCTTTGTAAAaagcaaaaatcatttttccttGATAATCCCGCACCAAGCCTCCACCCGTGGCCCTACCAAGGTTGACGCTGGCGTCTGAGTTGAATTTCAGCAAACCAAAAGGCGGCTTCTCCCACATAATCGCCCTAGGGGTCCTCTGCCGCAGAGGGGCAGTGACCCAACGCAGCAAGTCGCAATCGGCATCCCCCTTGAAATGCGACCGACGGAGCAAATTAGCCCGCCAAAGCTGCTCGAAGAAAAAATCTATCTCTCGAATTACTTTGTCCACCCCCCACCGGACACCTTTGAATCGCTCCTGGTTCCTTGTAGACCAAAGAAACCAGCACACTACCACTGGAATAAACGTCCGAATATGGTCTTTCGAAGGGGCTGCTGCCGTCCGATACCAAGAAATAAAAACGGACGCCATGTCCGAGCAATTGCCCAATCGAAACCCAAAACGGGAAGACACTTTCCGCCACACTTCCGAGGCAACTGGTCCATTAACAAAGACATGCAAAAGGGCCTCCTCCTCCTGGTAACAGCACCCACATCTAGATGGACAAGACAAACCCCTCGACCGCAAAGTCAAATCCAAAGGTAAGAAATTGCGCACCAATCTCCAAGCAAGAAACGACATTTTTGTTGGCAACACCGAAGAAATGAGCCAACCAAAGAATGTTGCCTCTTTTGCCGGAGCACCTCCCATGCTGTCTTAACCGAGAAGCAGCCGGACGGCGAGGGCAGCCAAACCATCCTATCTTTCTGAGATAAGTCGAAAGGCGTATCCTTGATAGCTTGGATGACAAAACTCGGAACCCACTGAGCGAGACGCAACTCGTCCCAACCATCCTTAGTTATAAATTTCGAGACCAGGAAATGAGGACGCTCAGGATGAACCACCACACTCTCCAACAGCTCATGAAGAACCCAACTATCTTTCCAAAAATCCACCAAACCTTCCCCTAAGCACCACCTAATGTTCGGCTCGACCATGGGACGGATCGCCTGAAGACGCCTCCAAATAGCCGTAGACCGCACTGCTGTCGCTTCCGATGGATGGCTACCGTTGATGTATTTAGCGTGCATGAATTCAGCCCAAAAGGAATTTCCAAGCCTGAAGCGCCACCATAATTTTGCAGAGAAAGCTCGTGCCATGTCCTTGAACGACCGGAAACCCAGACCCCCTTCATCGAACGGGAAGCACAATTTATCCCAGGAAGACCAATGAATGCGCCGCTCCCCATTTTGGTCCCATAGAAAGGAATTACAAAGAATGCCCAACCTGGTGAGCACTGCCTTGGGAGGATCCAACACCTGAAGTAAATACATGGGCAACGAAGCAAGGATATGCCGTACTAAAACGAGCTTACCCCCAAACGAGAGCAACTTATTACTCCAATGTTGAAGGCGGGTCCGCATTTTGGAAACAATGCCATCGAACAAGATACCACGACACCGGCCTTTATAAATAGGAGCACCCAAATAAATGAAAGGGAAAGTGTGCCTGTTAAAACCCAGGACCCTATTTACCATCTGTTCCTGCCCCGAAGAAACCCAAGATGGCAAGAAAAAGGAACTCTTGGTGACATTTACTCTCTGTCCTGATGCATCTTGATAATCCGAAAGAAAAGCCTTGAGAGCAGACAAGCAGTCCTCAGAACACCTCGTGAAAATAAGCATGTCGTCGGCAAAGGCAAGGTAAGGCACCGCTGTCCCTGCCGAAACAAAACGCCCGCCTGGCTGACTATCCAGTAGCTGGTGCAGCCCGCGCCCTAAAAATTTGGCAACTAACAAAAAAGGCCAGGAGAAACCGGGTCACCCTGCCGAACACCCCTGGAAGATTTAAAAAATCCAGACGGCTCACCATTTACCAAAACAGAAAACCAATTATTGGACACCAGGCGAAAGATAATGTCTACCACAAATTCAGCAAACCCAAACTTCCGtagcataaacaaaagaaaaggccaTTCGACCCTGTCATATGCCTTTTCCATATCCAACTTTAGCATAAGATTCGGGTGCCTCAACCTCCTATCTAGATCTGCCACCAGCTCCTGCGTAAGAAGAATGTTGTCCGTAATCCCCCGACCTGGGACAAACCCTGTCTGCCACGGTGATATTAAGGCAGGGAGAACCTGACCCAACCGATCCGAGACGAGCTTAGAAATAATTTTCGAGCAGACGTTGCAAAGACTTATTGGCCGAAAATCCTTCCATTGCCCAGCTCCCGTAACCTTAGGCAGTAAAATGATAGAAGTGCTAGTGAAACTCCTAGGCAGCTGCATACCCTGGAAAAAAGCCTGGACCGCCTCCAATAAATCAGACTTAATAATATCCCAACAAACTTGATAAAAGCCTGCCCCAAACCCATCCGGGCCCGGAGCACTGTCTGCTTCCAATGCAAAAACCACCCTCTTTAGTTCTTCCAGTTAAGGTAAGGCACCCAACATGGCATTATCCGCCGAGGTTAATTGGGGGAGTGAAAAAGGAAGGCCTGGAGAGCGACAGCCGTGGTGGTCCGAAGCGAACAAGGAAGAGAAGAACTCCACTGCTGACCGCCTAATATCATGTATATCCTCCAACCATGCTCCAGACTGCTCCTTAATACGGGCCACAAAATTAAAACTTCGGCGCTGACGGCATCGAGAATGGAAGTACGCCGAATTAGCATCCCCAACCTGCAACCATTTGATGCCCGCCTTCTGCCTCCAATACTCACACTCCACCGCCAAAGTCCTTGCATATCTCGATTTTGCCTCCTCCAGCGCTGCTCGAGAAACTGAATCCCTCTCATTGTCAAACCgttcttctttttgtttcatAACAGCCTCAGCCTCCTTCACTTTGTTAAAAATATTACCAAAGACCTGTACGTTCCATGCTTGCAGACAACATTTTACTGCCCGTAATTTATTATGAAATTTTGGCATACCCACCCCCTCCATGGGCATCGCCCAGCCCTGGCGGACCACATCCATAAAACCTGTATGTCGCTGCCAtacatttaaaaatttaaaagaactcTTCCTTTGTCCCGCGCTGTGGGCAGTAATCAATAGCGGAGCATGATCCGAACGACCTCTGGACAAATGCGAAACATGGGAAAACTCGTACCCATCAGCCCAATCCCGATTCATTAAAGCCCTATCCAATCTCTGCCACACCCTACCATTCGTCCAAGTAATTAACGACCCATCAAAAGGCACCTCCACTAAGCCACAGGTGCCAATAGCGGCATTAAATTCCTCCATGTTCCGTGCATTAGCCGGGGAGCCTCCCGCTCGCTCCTCCGCATTGGAAATGACATTGAAATCCCCTGCCAACAACCAAGGCCCCCTACCGGTACCCGCCAATTCCTCCATTGCTGCCCACAGCTCGCGTCGCCCAACCCTTGAACACCGTGCATAAACGGCCGAAAGTTGAATAGAGCACCCGGAAGGAAAATTGATGCACATATGGAGGAGCTGCTCGGCCATTTCCCTGAAACACAATGACATCTCATTGCACCAAAAAACCCATACCTTATTATTCAATGCTGCCGCCGCTTTatcaaaccctagaaaccggcgTACCACCTCAAGCTGTGGCGTATCCGACAAAGGTTCCAGAAGTACCAAAAACCGTATTGCATTAGCTTTGCAAATCTTTTGTAGATATCTTAGAGAATCCTTACGAGAAGCCCCACGTATGTTCCAAACAACAATCTTAACGGGATTTAACATGAGACCGCAGTGAGTAatgattttgagaaaagataGAAACCTGATTGGAAGATGATTTAGCTGGCCGACCACCCTTGTGCCTAGCTCCAAGCTGATCTTTACCCGCGGCCTCCTGCTGCTCAAGACGTACAAACTTGACATCCTCCAACGTCCCTCCCGTTGCCGCCGGATCTGAAGATAACCGCTGCTGGAACTCCCTATGGAATTCTTTTAGATGCGCCCACTGCGCTACCTCACCCGGTAGATCCCCTTCCGAGTATTGTCTTCTATGATTCGGCCTAGCTGCTGGAGCATGTGTCGCAGACCGGGACGGAGTGCGCTCAAAATCCTGAAACTCTGTGTCTGATAATGATTGCAGGACAGCAAAGGTATTGGAGGACGGTGCGATCCTTGCAACCTGGCCGCAAACCTCCCCTTCGCAACCCCCAGCCTGCGTTGCTAACAAATGAGAAGAAAGAACCTCCACTGCATTCGTCTCCCTCGAAGATGACGCAGATACATCAGCAGACACATCCACAGCTACCGAGTCTCTCCCAAACGCTACACCACCACGGGTTTCTTCCGAGATTGAATCAACACCAGCGTCTGCTTCCACAAGCGCTAGACCTGGGACATGTTGAAGATGATCCACCGCGTGACTATGCGCCGCCTGACCCATAGCAGCCGTTACTACCTCCGGCTCTGAATGGGCACTCACCTCAGGTTCCATAACCTGTTTACCCGGTATTTCCTGCTGTAGGAGCCCCAATGCAGACCCAGTCTGACCAGTGATAGCCTTAGGCCTGTAAACCGCCGTTGCCTTCTCAGCCTTCCTGCCTAATGTTTTGGGAGGGATAAGATCTGGGTTCTTCCTGAAACATTCCCCAATTTCATGACCAAAGCGAGTGCAGAACCCAcaaaatttcggccagctctCATATTCCACCTCCTGCCAGAAACCCTCCTGGTCTTCTCCAATCCGTATACGGTGTGGAGGAGCCACCGATACATCCATCTCAACCAAAACCCGCGCCACAGAAGGGCGCTTAAGCGCTAGTGTCGCAGAGTCACTCTTTAGATATCTTCCCAGCAAACCCGCCAATTTGGCTATGTATATCTTGTTGAACAAAGGCAATGGAAGCGACGGCAAAGATACCCATACAGGCGCAAACGTCGAATCCTGATGGGCTTTAAAATCCATCGTCCACTTTGATAACAGCATCTGTGCACCCTGTACGAACCATGAACGGCGCACGAAAAGCCTTGAAAAGTCCTCCTCAGATGACGGCCTGATGAGGACGTGATTCATATCGAGCAGACCGACATCACACTCTCCCTTGAGACCCAGCGATACGAAAAAATGCCTAATGACTTCCATAGGAGGGCGGCGGAACGGAAATCTGCCAACTAACGCATTTTGGAATGGTGTAGAGAGCAGCTGTAAATCCTTCTGAGATAACCGCAAAGCAGGTTCTCCTCGATACGTTGAACAACACCCCAGATCTGGAATATTCGACTCCAACCGGCACGGGCCAGAGAGCACATCTGCAAAAGACCTGGAAGGGCCTGCGCCACCCCCTGTAACCGGCGGCGGCCACGGAGGACCCTCCATACATCcggaaccaaaaccctagcgAAAGTTACCGTAAAAGGAAACCAGACTAGAGAGAGTTTTCTGATTTGGCTCTGCCCTTGACCACCAATTTTTCAActcaattgcttgtttgcttcaattaattaccatgctttgtttagattgcacttaatgcatgaatttaaattttagtgtaatttcatttactatttagtttttatttgtcatgttagttttattcactttttagtttttagttttttagttttatctttatttgaaagtttttagcatagaatttctcgaaaaagaaaaaaaagagaaaaagaaaagaaaaaagatgaaaatgaaaaatgaaggaaaaaagattgaaaaaatgGCAACTTTATTGTTTTTAGTGTGATGttacttaaattgttgttttttattacttagttttattattaattttgttaaattatttttttaaaaaaaaaggaaaacccgCACGCGGGTTTTAGACTAATTAAGagattctaaaaaaaaaaaaaaaaaaattttacttgaaagctgtggaaacgcagcttgcaaagaagagCAGCACACGCCCATCGGAGGGCCCTAGGATGCCCAGGTAAACCTCCACTCTCATCCTCACCCTTcaggtgagggtttgagagtGGGTGTTTGggtataaatagaacaaaggaAAGACGCAGCAGGGGGGACGGCTGGGGTTAAATAAGAAACCAGAGAGAGATGACGGCTAGGTTTCTAAAACGCAGCAACGGAAAATAAAAACAGGGAAGAGGGATGGAGAGGAGATAGGAACGGCCGATGGCTGCTGGGtagagagaaaacaagaaaggcTAGGGAAAGGAACTGAGGTGAAGAAGAACGAAAAGAAGAAAGCTTCGGTGGGGTTGGAAAGAGTGAAAGAACCAAGGGTGGCGGCTGGAGTTTGAGGAGCTAAGAAAATGTAAGGGGGGCTGTGAGGAAAGGCTAGGGTTTTGAGAGAGATAAAGAACTGAGAGAGGGCAGTGGCGGCTGAGTTAGGGAtcaagagcaaaagaaagaaaaacagaaaagccATGACGGCTGTAGGGGGACGGCTGATGCAACAAAAGGTAGAGCAAAAACAAACGGAGAGAGGGTTCGGTGACGGCTAGAAAGAAAACGAGGGAGAGCGAAGGAAAGTGACGGCGGAGGAAAAAAAGAGGAGAGCATCGAGTGGCGGCTGGAGGttttttgaaaaggaaaaacacagCTTTGAGGGAAGGCAGGAAAGCAacgagagaaaaggaaaacggaGGAGGAGGTCGGCTGCAGAAGGAAAAATGGAGGAGTTCCTCCTCGTAGGGAAAACGGCTTCGCATTTTCTAATCCAAATATGATCCAATCTGCCCATCGAATTCCTTCTCCAACTCCTTCAAAAGCCCTCTTACCACCCCCACCAGTTTGAGCTTGCCCTTTCGCCATAGGCACAACCACAACTCCCCCCTGCCGCCTGCTCATTTTTTCCACAATCCCGCTGTTGCCACTGTCAGCCGCACCTTCCCCTTCCAACAGCTCTTTAGTGGTCCAGTACTGCCATGGCCTCATCCCTACCACCAATCTCCACTGCCTTTTGTCCCAGTCCAGACGACCCAACCTCCATTTCTCCCTGCCCAAGAACCGGAGCCGCCACCACCACTGGAACCAACCGTCATCGTCTGCAGGTTTTCACTAAACAAGAGCTCTGTaagtcatttttttttccttcaaggGCAAACACTAGAAATCCCAACCCCAAGCATGCTTTTGTGGATCGATTATTGCCATTTTTCTGTGATTGTCCACGATGGTTGAACACATATGCTTTATGTGCTGATTGAGTTTGTTGAGGCCAAAGCATCAGATTTTGTCGAAAGTTTCTGCCAAGAGGATTgcgttcctttttttttttttttttaaacttgtttGGATATTGATTTTCTGTATTTTGTTGCTCCGAATCTAAGCTTGATGTTTGTTTGAAGTTTTAGCAgtgtttggatggaaaattacATTGAATAAGCGCATCAATGGTAGAAAATCGAATctgaaaaattgcagaattttgtCATTTGATGCTTGTATGGTCTTCCGTCTGAATTTTCTGGTGCTTAAACATGAGAATTTTATGGTAAAAATGAGGAGAacatttggtgattttgttgttTGGCTCAAACtgaattgggttgagatgttAATGGTGCATTGGGATTGCGTCCGAGAGTTGCAGAAGCTCCTGCGAGGAAGAGAGTTTCGACTAAGCTgcataaaatttttggaaaatgcATACTTTTGGCCCCTCTCTACCCCAAACTTCCTTTGTTGCTTGTTTAACCGTGTGTTCCTGATGAATATAATAAATGTTGGGTTGCAAGTTTCCTGGGTTCTTGATAAGCTGCATTCATTCGCATGCTTTACTGCTTCTTTGCTGCATTATTAAGTCCCGCTGTTTTGGTTGGAAGGGGATAGATGATTGTGTTTGGGTAATGGTAATAAGGATAGGATGAAGTTACAGCATTTGGGATTCGATTGATGATGTAGTAGGATCCGTTTAAGTTACTTCATATAGGCCTCTTAGTTGAGTGATGAAGTTTCATTTAAGAAACTCACAAAGCTGGTTTTTCTTTTGCTGCCGCAGCATATGCTTTCCATTTGGTTGTTCAGTTGATCTTTAATGGTTTGTTGTTTATGATTGGGTTGTGGTAATCAAAATGTCTAGTTGATAAGGGGTGTTGAGAGTTGGTTTTAGCTGGTTTTTTATTGTTGCTTGAACTGTGTTATAGAATTTCAGAAAGCTCCAGGACTTGCGAAGGTTTTTGTTGCAGAAACCATCTTCGTAGCTTTTGCGTGAATGTTGCATGGAAAATCTTCTAAAAATTGtactttaaccccccaagtctcccctcgttctactatgacccaaccaattgaatgatctcctcaatttggtccttggtagttttaattctacaacttcattgcttgtttgctttaattaattaccatgctttgtttagattgcacttaatgcatgagtttaagaactttgcGTCCAAGCGagcttgtgtttacctattctctttaattttcccaaataaattggtaccttgaccttttcttttattttggaggataaataagtgatttcactccatttagggcatcaactcaatggaggtataacttcttttatcttttttgtctctcccctatgtgatccaacgtgctaagtgagaattgcatgtctaatttgcttcccttgcctttccttaattcctttaatttatttcattttacttttgctttttatttaagttattctttatggggtatgtgtacacctcttggcttgtaatagatagggcttggggagcatttttgtccatttttccccttccccttttgttttagttagcaaatgtaataggttcattagattgattgcttgctttcattgctacgtgttaatttgctttattaggctcttgcatttagtcgagcatgctaagtgttatgtgctacgtgtttataggtgattggcatgtctacttgctttctatagtcatagatgaatgtgatggatgaatgcacgtcaccacactagtccaacgctagttgtggctcattgtcccgttctccactagtccaacgctagtaggaattcatagatatggctagtccaatgctagacccttagggatttccctcgctagttcatacttgcatgtttcactacatttcatgcatttttcttagttttctagcatttggcatgctcctccaatcctttccccttcattttaggcttttgcatctccatgctagttatagggtacatttgcctgagagtcccctttcgataagggaaacgagcgagtgtggctacaaaatagccttagcacgctagttcttccttctaatcaaaggaaaaattaaagtcatgaagttaggagtcattcccgtacccgacttgatgcattcctataggttcatacactttcattctCATCATGTCACTCCTTCACCctcttatccacattttctcactacttatatccttctcaatacaaatgccatgttcacacattttttcttgtcacttgtttttctacctcacaaattgcacccaattgcacttatatgtatctactatcatattttcatccatttgcatacaaacacctttattttcccaatttgctcacatgcacttgtcttacattcgcacacatgcacgttttcttacattttcacacttgcactcatatttgagtcttcatttgcatcattcgtgacctctatgaggactttccttattggccaccacaactcatgtggttgggaccaaaaagcctcgtaagagacattttagatttaggattgcatttctttttcatatccattagtcatatccaacatgcaacgcatattgtgggtagaaaaattaggaaacgtggggctaaatcgcgcaactagctttggctagggtaagagagtgccttaggctttgcctttgccttctcccttatcaaatgtgacccccgatccctttctttggtaacgtagacctaaaagttcttaaaaagtggtttgtttactttgtttttcaaaaaattcatttttgggtgatttggtacaccctaactctataccaagtagcgactccattttccatgcaAAAAACTCTTTTTGAActctgtttggccaaatcgtcgcattttcaagtcccacggccttttattttcattttcacacacattcacatacatattccacacactactttcacacatttcaaaaagtggggcgcgacagttggcgactccactggggacttcctaagtgggtccaagcatttgatttagctattcttttccttttttctaccctttttatgcatagcatttggatattagggttgcattttccatttttaggacttTTTTCCTCGCGCGCGTgtcaaactattccctcactcacgcatgtatgattggttgtttggatgtatgttgtacttcttttatctcgcgctttgcattgcatttggggggggtgtgtgtcacctttagagcctcgcgttggttctcaaccccttccctcaaaatagggaacacttcatacgtgcacgtttaggGTAATAGTAAAATTCACACATTTTACAAAGTCAAGTAGACGTTTATCAAGTCCTCACGCTCATAACAGAAAGGAAATAACACTTCCATATCCAATCCCCTCAATCAGTCTAATTACTAGGTCCAATGTGACAATCTTTCTTGCCTTGGCCTTGCCATCCAgacttacctcaaattcaatcAGGATACCGACTCTTATTCTAGCACTCTCCATCCTTCGGTACTCAAGTCCAAGAatctaaaataagataattcacaactcgagccggccggtcccaagagtaaatcatccatagtaaggattcctacccgacatacatacctaacttcctcaagtcccatgataaagatcttcacacttatgacatgcatagttcataacttatgctcaaacgagcacttagacacattcatgaaatcagaaccataacaccacttggcccaagctcactccgcgcagagaccacgcgaagtggctctgataccacctgtgacagccccacctcgccctaaggcgaaccaaagggttcggcggactgcctgcccagctctcgccaggactacggagtcgattcacaTAAACCCTATATAGTACGCGTGAGAACTCAACGAAAACGAACAATTGGAGACCACCAAGGGTTAAACagagcttaccaaaccatacggaagtacgggacgtcgattaaacacttatacatatatttacatcggagtcttgagCCAATGAACTAAATACAACCCAGAGTATTCacgctacacaaaatacaattagggtttcagttacagaggagcataaacaaaagaaatcctacaactagctcaactcttttcttccaaaaatcttggtttcaaaacatggaaccctgtaaggaaaacaaaggtaacaaaaggggtgagcttgcgctcaatgaggtaccagatatattgcagtaaaatcatggcatttcacgtttaacaaatcaggtacacatgccagatgtaaagtaaagtagttatacacaatgattcaaataggaaggatacatgtggctctcaggagccagatttccatttgcagtacttgatccgaacccgttgactctccgtcaacgtacatagaaccaacatatccatagaccccactttacaccaatttccgtccaccaaacatatccctaccgggcccgaacgccgaacagaacagaagtggtaatactcgagtatgccggaattaagggtctcaatacccaacgattgcaagtgcagaaatcaagttaagcaacaagtggggggagtggtacactcaccggttcaagtatagatacttcaaaagttttcacttcagattggctttaatcgccaagaaatcttaaaataatcaaagtaaaccaattgaaggtttcacatccaaaatcgagtaaacagaatgcacaagtgaggctcgactacacgtcgtacgcctttccatggtaagtactagtacaaaagaataaaatatgaccttgagtaaaaaaaattacagttggtcctagggttacaaacaaccctcaaaacccttcattcttttcaaaaggcaactcaaacctaaagagactaaacggcctagaaaattggacagcatttcccataaatttgcttacttttccggccgtcatggcttcactattttcctcaaccagtcccaaagtcatacgaaatataaattaatcacaacagccgttcaataggctcaaagtcattcaagtacaaaatttagctaggaaaatgaccggaaatgaaagtcaagccctaaaacccaaaaacagttttgacgtcattatgcgtattggacacaactagcactacgattatcggatggaggtacaatatacaccgtttcgaagctaacagaaagggctacgatgttgaagaaggccactcagtccattttGTAGTGAAACTAAGTCAAAATCGCAATGTACCAAATCAGAACCGTATAAACAGGTTACtgaaccgcattctggttaaacacCCATAAGTCAGGTTACCAAAGTCCAATtgaagtgattccaaagccatccgaaagctaagataccaagatatatttcttaagaagacagtaacaaccaaatcagtagtattcctggtcaaaacaactaattacagaagctgattagcatgttcagGTAGAAACAAGGTAACAGGGGTAATTCGATCTTTTCATAGGATACGAAACTCcgattgccctgaaattttgtagacaactataaaataccattctctacaactttcatgttttaacccaaggctaattcggcctctagctatgaggaacagtgccaggcagaatgagggtaattgaaaccctaacttccgaaatttcctttcaatgcggaaattttccgcaaacaaccacaatttatgCATTCTAGCTCCATTCTAGattatttccaaccatcatacatggtcACACAATggtaatcatattaaaacagaaaaatcatgaataaatagaaaaatgtcatcaatctcactaaaatcatgaaataacccacaaaacatctcttaggctaccacaagccATTAATTAtacatcatcaagaacaaaagaggagTTCCTTAGTTGCGCACCTTAGCAACTcaagaaaagagaccacttagcaccttagcctttcaaaccacttcactaatcacctcacaatcact
The DNA window shown above is from Coffea arabica cultivar ET-39 chromosome 5e, Coffea Arabica ET-39 HiFi, whole genome shotgun sequence and carries:
- the LOC140006905 gene encoding uncharacterized protein; this encodes MEGPPWPPPVTGGGAGPSRSFADVLSGPCRLESNIPDLGCCSTYRGEPALRLSQKDLQLLSTPFQNALVGRFPFRRPPMEVIRHFFVSLGLKGECDVGLLDMNHVLIRPSSEEDFSRLFVRRSWFVQGAQMLLSKWTMDFKAHQDSTFAPVWVSLPSLPLPLFNKIYIAKLAGLLGRYLKSDSATLALKRPSVARVLVEMDVSVAPPHRIRIGEDQEGFWQEVEYESWPKFCGFCTRFGHEIGECFRKNPDLIPPKTLGRKAEKATAVYRPKAITGQTGSALGLLQQEIPGKQVMEPEVSAHSEPEVVTAAMGQAAHSHAVDHLQHVPGLALVEADAGVDSISEETRGGVAFGRDSVAVDVSADVSASSSRETNAVEVLSSHLLATQAGGCEGEVCGQVARIAPSSNTFAVLQSLSDTEFQDFERTPSRSATHAPAARPNHRRQYSEGDLPGEVAQWAHLKEFHREFQQRLSSDPAATGGTLEDVKFVRLEQQEAAGKDQLGARHKGGRPAKSSSNQIVVWNIRGASRKDSLRYLQKICKANAIRFLVLLEPLSDTPQLEVVRRFLGFDKAAAALNNKVWVFWCNEMSLCFREMAEQLLHMCINFPSGCSIQLSAVYARCSRVGRRELWAAMEELAGTGRGPWLLAGDFNVISNAEERAGGSPANARNMEEFNAAIGTCGLVEVPFDGSLITWTNGRVWQRLDRALMNRDWADGYEFSHVSHLSRGRSDHAPLLITAHSAGQRKSSFKFLNVWQRHTGFMDVVRQGWAMPMEGVGMPKFHNKLRAVKCCLQAWNVQVFGNIFNKVKEAEAVMKQKEERFDNERDSVSRAALEEAKSRYARTLAVECEYWRQKAGIKWLQVGDANSAYFHSRCRQRRSFNFVARIKEQSGAWLEDIHDIRRSAVEFFSSLFASDHHGCRSPGLPFSLPQLTSADNAMLGALP